A window of Festucalex cinctus isolate MCC-2025b chromosome 6, RoL_Fcin_1.0, whole genome shotgun sequence contains these coding sequences:
- the fhdc1 gene encoding FH2 domain-containing protein 1, with amino-acid sequence MLANESHSRGPAASDASSLAVVPPPPPLPPPPPPPPPPVVSRPGRKTRRVRSFFWKPIPEEKVRERPNIWTLAGRQQQYQIDVRSVEELFGQQEEVGTGCRGAATTTGTAAGVSRSRSFKESSKEEISILDSKRGMNVGIFLKQFKKSNRCIVEDIRRGHGGTYGAQPLKDLLKLLPDTDEVKKLQAFRGDPDKLTLADSFMFLLIQVPRLEVRIEAMVLGEEFVPSCALMSHDVDVVRVATRELMGCEELHAILHLVLQAGNIMNAGGYAGNAVGFKLSSLLSLADTKANKPGMNLLHFVAMEAKKKDEALLKFPEKLVHIQSAARISVENMDQEFSSLHVRIRTLEEKVQGDPELLPQLTPFLQRSAKTLADLKRRRVELGKEGNALVDFFCEDKDAFKLDEGFRIFHDFCVKFKKAVKDNAERELKEAARQRRLRELEEKRLAWSADDGGGGGGGGAFARSSSENDVETLTKEGLLDFFQERSKSPHSPPGRSSSARRHRHTLTSVADRELRGYLELFGDKFNSLPRSGRALQRRPAPWIDNRELTSPRAETEPISPLARFSSNADEDRYNNNGSFGRRMNVNIEKHTLVPGPQAFHLQSPNFADQGDVQLTDLEQDRRPPCGAPDTVPGVAVDPLTQEDRTSSVSSTTCDTPLPLDTPSSNRKPAFFIPDATEADCSVALDVSEVESSSLSKDGLQTGASDKDGKSSPSADSDSVPPGGGSSLPRTADAASSTPPEWGTESLDTALANTAKTEILMQKSSSKPARSKSKAGAEAGGGVDSGGSVGSVRKLTSSESQSMRKVVPISRLTRTASKKKAETTRDQPARDQSTPPRGRRENTPRPLRHSSLPPDDAKAQRGGGGGGGGLSRCAYDSTNSKMTSKPSAKPLMNLPKSAPEEKMCRSAMRALAQTRVPAGPLSESGGSQAKSPPAVPSFARNTVASSSRTKKEAVAPPAGLSRHASVKQTRLAAASAGPAGEERANLRRVHSVKASSRGAYCRSQTPPAQARDVGAPKPSWK; translated from the exons ATGCTGGCCAACGAGTCCCACAGCCGCGGACCCGCCGCCTCGGACGCCTCCTCTCTCGCTGTGGTGCCGCCTCCGCCCCCTTTGCCGCCCCCtccgccgcctccgccgcccCCCGTGGTATCCCGCCCCGGCAGGAAGACGCGTCGGGTGCGCAGCTTCTTCTGGAAGCCCATCCCTGAGGAGAAGGTCCGCGAGAGACCCAACATCTGGACGCTGGCTGGGCGGCAACAGCAGTACCAGATCGACGTCCGCTCTGTGGAGGAGCTGTTCGGCCAGCAGGAGGAGGTGGGGACGGGCTGCCGGGGGGCAGCGACAACTACTGGGACGGCCGCCGGGGTCTCCCGATCCCGATCGTTCAAGGAGAGCAGCAAGGAAGAG ATCAGCATCCTGGACTCCAAGAGGGGAATGAACGTGGGCATTTTCCTCAAGCAGTTCAAGAA GTCCAACCGCTGCATTGTGGAGGACATACGGCGAGGACACGGCGGGACGTACGGAGCCCAGCCCCTCAAAGACCTTCTCAAGCTGCTGCCCGACACGGACGAG GTGAAGAAGCTGCAGGCGTTCCGAGGCGACCCGGACAAGCTGACGCTGGCGGATTCTTTTATGTTCCTGCTCATCCAGGTGCCTCG GTTGGAGGTGCGCATCGAGGCGATGGTGCTCGGTGAGGAGTTTGTGCCTTCCTGTGCGCTGATGAGTCACGACGTCGATGTGGTCAGAGTGGCCACTcgag AGTTGATGGGCTGCGAGGAGCTTCACGCCATTTTGCATCTGGTGCTGCAGGCGGGAAACATCATGAACGCG GGAGGCTACGCGGGCAACGCGGTGGGCTTCAAGTTGTCGTCGCTGCTCTCATTGGCCGACACCAAAGCCAACAAGCCGGGGATGAACCTGCTGCACTTTGTCGCAAtg GAGGCGAAGAAAAAAGACGAGGCGCTATTAAAGTTTCCGGAAAAACTGGTCCACATCCAGAGTGCAGcgag GATCTCCGTGGAGAACATGGATCAAGAGTTCTCGTCCTTGCACGTGCGGATCCGAACTCTCGAGGAGAAGGTGCAGGGAGACCCCGAATTACTTCCACAGCTGACGCCTTTCCTGCAG AGGTCTGCCAAGACGCTCGCGGATCTGAAGCGTCGTCGTGTGGAGCTCGGCAAAGAAGGCAACGCGCTGGTGGACTTCTTCTGCGAGGACAAGGACGCGTTCAAGCTGGACGAAGGGTTTCGCATCTTCCATGACTTTTGCGTCAAGTTCAAGAAAGCTGTCAAG gaCAACGCCGAGCGCGAGCTGAAGGAGGCGGCGAGGCAGCGTCGCCTGAGGGAGTTGGAGGAAAAACGATTGGCGTGGTCGGCGGACGAcggcggcggaggcggcggcggcggcgcgttCGCTCGCAGCAGCAGCGAGAACGACGTGGAGACCCTCACCAAGGAAGGCCTGCTGGACTTCTTCCAGGAGAGGTCCAAGAGTCCTCACAGTCCGCCGGGACGCTCCTCCAgtgcccgccgccaccgccacacGCTGACGTCCGTCGCCGACCGGGAGCTCCGCGGCTACCTGGAGCTGTTCGGAGACAAGTTCAACAGCCTGCCGCGGTCGGGCCGCGCCCTCCAGCGCAGACCCGCCCCTTGGATCGACAACCGAGAGCTGACGTCGCCTCGAGCTGAAACCGAACCCATCAGCCCCCTCGCCAGGTTTTCCTCCAACGCCGACGAGGACCGATACAACAACAACGGTTCATTTGGCAGGCGGATGAACGTAAACATCGAGAAACACACTTTGGTTCCCGGTCCGCAAGCGTTTCACCTCCAGAGTCCGAACTTTGCCGACCAGGGCGACGTCCAGCTGACGGATCTGGAACAAGACAGGCGACCCCCTTGCGGGGCTCCGGATACGGTTCCAGGAGTCGCGGTCGACCCTTTGACGCAAGAGGACCGGACAAGTTCCGTTTCCTCCACAACCTGCGACACCCCCTTGCCCTTAGACACCCCGTCGTCCAATCGGAAGCCGGCGTTTTTCATCCCAGACGCCACCGAAGCGGACTGCTCCGTCGCGCTGGACGTCTCCGAAGTCGAGAGTTCGTCCCTTTCCAAAGACGGACTTCAAACCGGAGCGAGCGACAAAGACGGGAAGAGCTCGCCGTCCGCCGATTCGGACTCCGTCCCGCCCGGGGGGGGGTCGTCGCTACCGAGAACGGCGGACGCCGCCTCCTCGACGCCGCCCGAGTGGGGAACCGAAAGCTTGGACACCGCCCTTGCGAACACTGCAAAAACTGAAATCTTAA tgcaGAAAAGCAGCAGCAAACCAGCACGCTCCAAAAGCAAGGCGGGGGCCGAAGCCGGCGGCGGAGTCGACTCCGGTGGGAGCGTCGGGAGCGTGCGGAAGCTAACCAGCAGCGAGAGCCAGAGCATGCGGAAAGTGGTGCCGATTAGCCGACTTACCCGGACGGCGAGCAAAAAGAAAGCGGAGACAACCCGAGATCAACCTGCCCGCGATCAAAGCACCCCGCCGAGGGGACGCCGGGAAAACACCCCGAGACCCCTGCGACACTCCAGTCTACCTCCCGACGACGCCAAAGCCCagagaggcggcggcggcggcggcggcggcctctcCAGATGCGCGTACGATTCCACTAACTCGAAAATGACTTCCAAGCCGAGCGCAAAACCGTTGATGAACCTCCCCAAGTCGGCGCCCGAGGAGAAGATGTGCCGCTCCGCCATGAGGGCCCTGGCGCAGACGCGAGTCCCCGCCGGCCCGCTGTCGGAAAGCGGCGGCTCGCAGGCCAAGAGCCCCCCCGCCGTCCCGAGCTTCGCCCGCAACACCGTGGCGTCGTCGTCCCGCACCAAGAAGGAAGCCGTCGCCCCGCCCGCCGGCCTGAGTCGGCACGCGTCCGTCAAGCAGACGAGATTGGCGGCGGCGTCCGCTGGTCCGGCCGGCGAGGAGCGGGCGAACCTGCGGCGGGTGCACAGCGTCAAGGCGAGCAGCCGCGGCGCCTACTGCCGCAGCCAGACGCCGCCCGCGCAGGCTCGCGATGTGGGGGCGCCAAAGCCCAGCTGGAAGTAA